A genomic segment from Actinomycetota bacterium encodes:
- a CDS encoding CTP synthase gives MTKHIFVTGGVASSLGKGITAASLGRLLKSRGLRVTMQKLDPYINVDPGTMNPYQHGEVFVTEDGGETDLDLGHYERFVDENLKRESNATTGSIYSAVLAKERKGDYLGVTVQVIPHITNEIKARILKVATDDVDVVITEVGGTVGDIEILPFLEAIRQFRKDVGRDNVCYLHVTLVPFIGPSGEQKTKPTQHSVTELRSRGIQPDVIVCRSDRPISDGLKCKISLLCDVPSEAVVSAVDAANLYEIPLVLHDEGLDDYVCKLLRFDSPEQRPDLSSWQALVARVEASTTPVRIGLIGKYVVLPDAYLSVVEALRHGGFAHGARVDVEWIQAEDVEGLLAAGRMNDLDGVVIPGGFGARGVEGKVAAAGYARENDIPCLGLCLGMQTMVIEFARNVLGLGGANSSEFDPDTPHPVIDLMDDQREVVNYGGTMRLGVYPARLQPGSQVAEAYGEPFVYERHRHRYEFNPRYRRRVDDAGLVAVGTSPDDRLVEFVELAGHPFWIGTQAHPEFKSRPDRPHPLFAAFVRAALDRAEARAPRLLSFVDAPVPQAR, from the coding sequence GTGACCAAGCACATTTTTGTCACGGGCGGCGTGGCCAGTTCGCTCGGCAAGGGAATCACCGCGGCGTCGCTCGGCAGGCTCCTCAAGAGCCGTGGCCTACGGGTCACGATGCAGAAGCTCGACCCCTACATCAACGTCGACCCGGGCACGATGAACCCCTACCAGCACGGTGAGGTGTTCGTCACCGAGGACGGGGGCGAGACCGACCTCGACCTCGGCCACTACGAGCGCTTCGTCGACGAGAACCTCAAGCGCGAGTCCAACGCCACCACCGGGTCGATCTACTCGGCCGTGCTGGCCAAGGAGCGCAAGGGTGACTACCTGGGGGTCACCGTCCAGGTCATCCCCCACATCACCAACGAGATCAAGGCCCGCATCCTCAAGGTGGCCACCGACGACGTCGACGTGGTGATCACCGAGGTGGGCGGCACCGTGGGCGACATCGAGATCCTCCCGTTCCTGGAGGCCATCCGCCAGTTCCGCAAGGACGTGGGCCGCGACAACGTGTGTTACCTGCACGTCACCCTCGTGCCCTTCATCGGGCCCTCGGGCGAGCAGAAGACCAAGCCCACTCAGCACTCGGTCACCGAGCTGCGTAGCCGTGGCATCCAGCCCGACGTGATCGTGTGTCGCAGCGACCGGCCCATCTCCGACGGGCTAAAGTGCAAGATCAGCCTGCTGTGCGACGTGCCCTCGGAGGCAGTGGTCAGCGCCGTCGACGCCGCCAACCTCTACGAGATCCCCCTCGTGCTCCACGACGAGGGCCTCGACGATTACGTGTGCAAGCTCCTGCGCTTCGACAGCCCCGAACAGCGGCCCGACCTGTCGAGCTGGCAGGCCCTGGTGGCCCGGGTCGAGGCGTCCACCACCCCGGTGCGCATCGGGCTCATCGGCAAGTACGTCGTGCTGCCCGACGCCTACCTGTCGGTGGTCGAGGCCCTGCGCCACGGCGGGTTCGCCCACGGGGCCCGGGTCGACGTGGAGTGGATCCAGGCCGAGGACGTCGAGGGCCTGCTGGCCGCGGGGCGCATGAACGACCTCGACGGCGTGGTCATCCCCGGGGGCTTCGGGGCCCGGGGGGTCGAGGGCAAGGTGGCGGCCGCGGGCTACGCCCGGGAGAACGACATCCCCTGCCTGGGCCTGTGCCTGGGCATGCAGACCATGGTCATCGAGTTCGCCCGCAACGTGCTGGGCCTCGGGGGCGCCAACTCGTCCGAGTTCGACCCCGACACCCCCCACCCGGTCATCGACCTGATGGACGACCAGCGCGAAGTCGTCAACTACGGAGGCACCATGCGCCTGGGTGTCTACCCGGCCCGCCTCCAGCCCGGCTCGCAGGTGGCCGAGGCCTACGGCGAGCCCTTCGTCTACGAGCGCCACCGGCACCGCTACGAGTTCAACCCCCGCTACCGGCGCCGGGTCGACGACGCCGGCCTGGTGGCCGTGGGCACCTCGCCTGACGACCGGCTGGTCGAGTTCGTCGAGCTGGCCGGTCACCCGTTCTGGATCGGAACCCAGGCCCACCCCGAGTTCAAGAGCCGGCCCGACCGGCCCCACCCCCTGTTCGCGGCGTTCGTACGGGCCGCCCTCGACCGGGCCGAGGCCCGCGCCCCCCGGCTCCTGAGCTTTGTCGACGCCCCGGTTCCGCAAGCTCGCTGA
- a CDS encoding NUDIX hydrolase — translation MSTPRFRKLAERVAFEGSLISVAEGTFEGPGGGRFQRDIVHHPGAVSVVPVTGEGRVLMVRQYRAAVDRELLEIPAGKRDVAGEDPVLTARRELAEEVGMEAAQMVLLGEFYNSPGFCDEHSFVYLATGLSPCPLSAQGEEEEHMTIEEIALDEVPALVADRSIVDAKSIIGLCLARAALA, via the coding sequence TTGTCGACGCCCCGGTTCCGCAAGCTCGCTGAACGGGTCGCCTTCGAGGGGTCGCTGATCTCGGTCGCCGAGGGCACCTTCGAAGGCCCCGGGGGCGGCCGCTTCCAGCGAGACATCGTGCACCACCCCGGTGCCGTGTCGGTCGTGCCCGTGACCGGGGAGGGCCGTGTGCTGATGGTCCGCCAGTACCGGGCGGCCGTCGACCGCGAGCTGCTGGAGATCCCCGCCGGCAAGCGCGACGTGGCCGGCGAGGACCCCGTCCTGACCGCCCGCCGCGAGCTGGCCGAAGAGGTGGGCATGGAGGCCGCTCAGATGGTGCTGCTGGGCGAGTTCTACAACTCGCCCGGGTTCTGCGACGAGCACTCGTTCGTCTACCTGGCCACCGGCCTCAGCCCCTGCCCGCTCTCGGCCCAGGGCGAGGAGGAGGAGCACATGACCATCGAGGAGATCGCCCTCGACGAGGTCCCCGCCCTCGTGGCCGACCGCTCCATCGTCGACGCCAAATCGATCATCGGCCTCTGCCTGGCCCGCGCGGCCCTCGCCTGA